GAATGGTTTAATTACGCCATTACCATTTTCATCTTTTGCTTCACCGCAAGCATCAAGACAAGCGGCACCAGAGTTGATTAAATGAATAAATCCTTTAGATTCTTTAGCAACGCCTTCTAATTCATAACCAGTAGCCTGTTTAACTGCTTCAGGGCTCCAGTATGTTCTAACATCCGCGAAAATCTGTGCAGTATTTGTCAATAATTTATTAAATAACATGCCAACGCCATTTAAAGTATCATTTTCTGTAGCTAAAATATACGGTTCTCTTGCACCATTCCAATCGAAAGAAGAATTCATTAAAGCTTCAGCAAAATCACCATTTGGATAAAAATCCGTCCACTGTCTTTGACCTTGGAAGCCACCAGCAATTGCATTATGTCCTACTTTTTCTTCTTCACAACCTTCTGGTAAATTTTTATTACCGTTGAATAAGTCTTTTATAATGCACATCATTTTTACAACAAATTCCCAAGCTTCTTCTTTTTCTTCGTCCGTTTTACGGCAGAAATCTGGGTTTTTATCAAAACCTTGTTTGCAGTTTTCTTTAGTCCATTTTAAAGCTTTTTCAAATTCATCATGGTCATAGATACCTTCTGTCATACGACGGATAATTTCTACTTCGTCTACAGACTCAACTCTCATGCCGAGATATTCTTCAAAAAATTCAGGGCTGATGATAGAACCTGCAATACCCATTGTAATAGAACCAATCTGTAAATAAGATTTACCTCTCATTGTAGCAACAGCTACAGCTGCACGACCAAATCTTAAAAGTTTTTCTTGAACATCTTCCGGAATACCTGTAGCATCTGCATTTTGTACATCATGTCCATAAATACCGAAAGCTGGAAGACCTTTTTGTGCATGACTTGCGAGTACGGAAGCAAGATATACAGCACCAGGGCGTTCTGTGCCATTAAAGCCCCATACACCTTTTATTGTTTTCGGGTCCATATCCATTGTTTCAGAACCATAGCACCAGCAAGGTGTTACTGTTAAAGTGATATCTACGCCTTCTTTTTTGAATTTTTCTGCACAAGCAGCAGCTTCAGGCACACGACCGATTGTTGTATCAGCGATAACTACTTTTACAGGTTCACCATTAGAATATCTAAGGTTTTCTGTAAATAATTTAGCGGCAGCTTTTGCCATACCCATAGTTTGTTCTTCTAATGATTCTCTAACTTTTAAAACACCTCTACGTCCATCAATTGTAGGACGAATACCAATTACAGGATAATCTCCAATTAATCTGTTAGTTGCCATAATAAATTTTCCCCCTAAAACTATCTGTTAATTTTAATTTTTTTGTTGTATACTTTTAATAGTTAGTTTGTTTTTCACTTGATGATTAAATTATATCAGTCCCATTTTTTTTATTCTTGTTTTATTATCACCAAAAATATAATAATATTCACTTTTTACAAATTATAAAAAAATTTATATTTTTAACAAACAACTAACTTTTAGGAGAATACATTTATGAAACATATATCTTATAACGAACAACGAGAACGTGGTAACTTTTCATTTCCTGTAGAATACCATTATGTTACAAATCATCATCCTCGTTATAATATGCCCTATCACTGGCATATTCAATACGAAATAATTCGTGTCCTTCAAGGAAAAATTGTCATCACGGTTGATGAAAATGAGTATACTGTAAATCAAGGTGAAATCTTATTTATTCCCGATGGTGCTGTTCACGGTGGTAAAGCATTTTTAGAAAATACGATTTATGAATGCATTGTTTTTGATAAAAAATTATTTGAAACAGATATTGGCGAAAGCGGTATGCTACAAAAATTCTTCGACCATCAAATTCTAATCAATAAGCACTATACAAACGAACATTCATTAATAAAAGAATTAATATGGCTGACTTTTAGAACTTTAAAATATAGATATGAAGGATTTGAATATATTGTCAAAGGTGCTCTGCTTGCATTTTTTGGATTAGTTTTAAAAAATAAATTATATACTGTATCCTTAACAAATTTCGTCAATAATAATCAACGCAACATTTACAAATTAAAAAAAGTATTCCATTTAATAGAAACATCATATAATAAACCTTTAACCTTAGAAGAATTAGCTTCAACAGCTGATTTATCTCCTAAATATTTCTGTCGTTTCTTTCAAAGTATGACAAATAAATCTCCTATATCTTATTTAAATTATTATCGTATTGAATGTGCTTGTATCAAATTAATAAACGACCCTGAAATTTCTATCACAGATATTGCTTATGATTGTGGCTTCAATGATTTATCTTATTTTATAAAAACCTTTCGCAAATACAAAGGAACTACACCTAATAAATATCTAAAAACGTATCAACAACTAACTAAAGGTTAATTTTATAAAAAAACCACTATGATTTTATTTTCATAGTGGTTTTACTTTATTTTAAAAATTTTTGTACAGCACTGCCATTTAAATAATTACATAAACGACCTTGATAAAGATTTTTTTCTTCCATTTCTTTTACAATTTCATCGCGAATTTTCCACCAGCCAGTTTGCCAATTACTAAATAAAGTATTTTCAGCTGGTGCTCTACCGATTAATCGCTGTAAAACGATATTCGGTGATAAATTCTCAAGAAAATCAATCACCCTTTGCTTGTAATGTTCACAAGAAATAATCTCAAATTCCTTATTTTCATATTGCTGTGCCATCTTCGTATTTTTTACAATATAAAGTGCATGCAATTTTACTTGGTCAACACCGAGTGCTGAAATCACTCTAGCTGTTTCAATCAAATCTTTATCATCATCCCACGGCAAATCTAAAATTACATGAGTACAACACAGTAGACCGTATCGTTTAATGCGCAACACTGCATCAATATATTCCGCCAAACCATGACCGCGATTTATCTTTTCTAATGTTTTATAATTTATAGTCTGCAAACCCAATTCCACACAAATATCTATATTTTTTTCTTTAGCAATTCTAGCTAGAATTTCTAAATAAACATCATTGATACAATCAGGGCGAGTAGCTATATACACCGCTACTACATCATCACTAGCACAAGCTTCTAATACATACTCTTCTAATTGCTTTGGTGGCATATACGTATTACTGAAATTTTGGAAATACGGTATAAATTTTTTTGCTTTATACTTAGGCACAATATGAGCTTTATTCATGCGAATTTGTTCCGTTATGGATAATTCCGGTGGTAAATTTTCATAACCTGCGCCAATGCTACCGCAAAATGTACAGCCAAATTTACCGCAAGAACCATCTCTATTAGGGCATGTAAGTGGCAATCCAATCGGCAATTTATAAACTTTTTCACCATAACGCTGTTTTAAATAATCGGAAAAAGCATAATAAATCATAATTCAATATCTCCTTGTTCTATCTGTTGATAAGATACTTTTCCATCTTCATAAACAAAAAGCATAACATTTTTACATTTTTCAATTTTATTTTGCAAAGCTTTCTCTATATCATAGTTAAAAATTTCCAAAGTAAATTTTTTCTTCAAATCACGCCAAGATTTAAATTGATAATTTTTAATATATTTTTGTGCCTGTTCACCCATATAAAAATCATCAATAACTTGTTTTGATAACTCTTGCCATGGCAAAAATTCTGGTCTAAATTTACCATTATCACTCATTAAAGCATCAAATTTTAAAATCTCATAAATTACATCTTTATTTACAAATCTATCATTAATCTGTATGAAATCAGCCAAAAACTTATATAAATTTTTAGGTGCATGCGGTGCTAAGTGTAACTTTTCGCGTCTCCAATACGCAGTGAAATCAGCAAAAAAAGTATAAGCATCTTGCTCATATAAATCGATTAAATACGTTATCGTATGACGAAATCTGCCCGCATTATAATACATCTCTACAATATCCACAAAGATTTGCAAATAACGCATTGTCTTATAATCCATATATTTATTGCTGATGACTTGATACGGTGCTTGCGGCATATAAACATAATCGTGTTCTTTCGTCAAATTGTTCATCGCCGCGCCCTTTAACAATTTTAAAAAGCCTACTTGAAGCATATCCGCTTGCAATAAATACACATCATTGAAAGATTTAGCAAATGATGTCAAATCTTCATACGGAAGCCCGATAATTAAATCCACATGTAAATGAATATTACCGTATGCCATGATGGATTTTATATTATCTGTCATTTCCTGCCATGGATTAGCACGGCTTATCTGCCCGAGTGTTTTCAAATTCGTCGACTGAATGCCGATTTCAAATTGAATTCTACCTTTTGGCATGGTTTTTAAAACTTCTTTTATCTCTTCATCAATATGATGTGCCACAATTTCAAAATGGAAATTAGTTCGACAGTTTTGTTTCGCTATGAATTTTAAAATCGGTAAATAATGTGCTTTATCTGCATTAAATGTTCTATCGACAAATTTTACTTGACGCACATCGTGGGCAATAAAAAATTCAAGTTCAGCAAAAACTTTATCAAGTGAACGGTATCTAACGCCACGCGTTGCACAAGACAGACAATATTTACAAGAATATGGACAACCACGCGAGCTTTCATAATATATAATTCTATCTTTTAAATTCTCTATATCTGCTTCATCATATGGAAAAGCTATGTTATCTAAATCCGCCACAGTTACGGCTATATTTTCATCTATACTGCCATCTTCATTGCGCTTTGCTACACCTTTTATATCTATCTGTCCATCATCTTCTTTAACGATTAAAGCTTCAATTAAACTGTGAAAAGCTTCTTCACCTTCACCACGCACTACATAATTTACCATTGGAAAATCATTCATAAATTCCTTTGTTTCATATGAAACTTCTGGGCCACCGCAGATTATCTTGCACTGTGGCAACAATCTATGCACCAACGGCAAAAGCTGTTTTACAAGTTCAATATTCCAAATATAACAAGATATCGCTAAAATATCTGGTTGTTCATCAAAAATTTGATTAGCTATATCAATCAAATGATTATTAATCGACACTTCCAATATCTTCATATCACAATCTAAATCAGTACAATTTTTATACAAATATCGCACTGATAATGATGAATGAATATATTTTGCATTTATCGCTGTCAATAAAATTTTCATAATCTAAATCCAACCTCCTTCGTGTTATTATACTATGTACAATGTATTTTTAGCAAAATAATAGCACAATATATATATTAATGATATAATAACCATGTTACGTAAATTTAGTAACACATCATTTTATATAAGGGGATTTGGCAAATGAAACTTGTTGTAACAGTTGTAGGTAAAGACCGTGTGGGGATTATCGCCACAGTTAGCAGTATTCTTGCAGAAAATAATGTTAACATTATCAGCATCAACCAAAATATCATGAATGGTTTCTTCAACATGGTATTAATCGCTGAAGTAAGTGACAAAAATATTAAATTGCAGGAATTACAAAAAATTCTCAAAGAAAAAGGTACTGAATTAAACGTAGATATCAAAGTACAGCACGAAGAAATTTTCAATGCAATGCACACTATTTAATTTTCAAATTTTTATTTCATTTTTGGAGGAAATTCTGTGATTACAATAAATGATATCTTAGAAACAAATCGCATGATAACAGAAAACAAATTAGACGTGCGTACTATCACTTTAGGTCTTAGCCTTAGAGATTGTGCTCATCCTAATTTAAAACAATTCTGCGACAATGTTTATGATAAAATCACCAAATCCGGTGAATTTTTAGTAAAAACTGGTGAAGATATAGCTAATGAATATGGTATTCCTATCATCAACAAACGCGTATCTGTAACACCAATCGCTATAGCTGCTGAAGCTTGCAAAACAGATACGTATGTACCTGTAGCTGAAGCTATGGATAAAGCAGCAAAAGAAATCGGTATCGATTTTATCGGTGGTTTTTCTGCTCTTGTAGAAAAAGGCTATACAAACGGAGACCGTATTCTTATAAAATCCATTCCACAAGCTCTTTCTGTAACAGATTTAGTTTGCTCTTCTGTAAATTTAGGCTCAACTAAAGCTGGTATCAATATGGATTGCGTGCGTGAAATGGGCGAAATCGTAAAACGTACAGCAGAACTTACTCGTGACCGCGAAGCTATCGGTTGCGCTAAACTCGTAATATTTGCTAATGCCCCTGGCGACAATCCATTTATGGCTGGTGCTTTCCATGGCGTAAGCGAAGCTGAAAAAGTCGTAAGTGTAGGTGTCAGTGGCCCTGGCGTAGTAAAACACGCTCTTGAAAATTTAAAAGGTGCTGATTTCACTGAAATCGCTGAAACAATCAAAAAGACAGCATTCAAAATCACTCGCGTTGGTCAACTCGTAGCTAAAGAAGCTTCCAAACGCCTTGGCGTACAATTCGGCATAATCGACTTATCCCTTGCTCCAACTCCAGCAGTAGGTGATAGTGTCGCTCATATCCTCGAAGAAATGGGACTTGAAAGTTGCGGTGCTCCAGGTACAACAGCTGCTCTTGCTCTCTTAAATGACGCTGTAAAAAAAGGTGGCTTAATGGCTTCTTCTCATGTAGGCGGTTTAAGTGGTGCATTCATTCCTGTAAGTGAAGACGCTGGCATGATTGATGCTGTAGCTTGTGGCAGTCTTTCTATCGAAAAACTCGAAGCTATGACTTGCGTTTGCTCCGTAGGACTTGATATGATTGCTGTCGCTGGTGATACTCCTGCTTCCACTATCTCCGGTATCATTGCTGATGAAGCTGCTATCGGTATGATTAACAATAAAACTACTGCTGTTCGTCTTATTCCTGTTCCAGGCAAAAAAGTCGGCGATACAGTAAACTTCGGTGGTCTTTTAGGTCATTGCCCTATCGTAAAAGTTCGCAGTGAATACAGCTCTGACGCATTTATCGCTCGTGGCGGTCGAATTCCTGCACCAATCCGCAGTTTAACAAATTGATAAATTTTTAAAAATAAGTGTTGACAAATCATATTAATATAGATATAATATTAAATGTTCTCGACAAGAGCTTACTTGATTGAGAAATGCGCCTATAGCTCAGCTGGATAGAGCACACGCCTTCTAAGCGTGCGGTCGCAGGTTCGAATCCTGCTGGGCGCACCATTTGGTAAATACAGACCTGACTTTTGTCAGGTCTTTTTTTATGCTTAAAATGTAAATTATTGACTTAAAGTCAACTTTAAGGATTAAAATATATACAATAATTTATAAAGGAGTTTTTTTATGGAACAAGCACTATATATTGAATGTTACGCTGGAATTAGTGGTGATATGTTTGTAGCTTCACTGCTCGATTTAGGTGTAGATAAAGATTATTTACTCAGCAATTTGCAAACCCTACCATTAGAAGGATATAAAATAAATATAAGCCGTGTAAAAAAAATGGCATTAGATGCCTGCGATTTTAATGTTATCTTAGATGTAGATAATCATGACCACGATATGCAATACTTATATGAAGAAAATCATGAACATACACATGAGCACGAACATAGTCATGAGCATAAGCATAAACACCATGAACATCATATACATGAAGCAAATCACACTCATCATATACATCGCAATTTAAATGACGTTACAACCATCATCAATAATTCTCAAATCACGGATAACGCTAAATCCATTGCTAATAAAATTTTTCAGATAATCGCTGAAGCTGAAGCAAAAGCACATGGAACATCAGTTGAACAAGTTCATTTTCACGAAGTTGGCGCCGTTGATTCTATTGTAGATATCACTGCTGCTGCTATTTGCATTGATAAATTAAACATAAATAAAGTATTTTGCTCTAGTTTATCCGAAGGCAAAGGCTTCGTTAATTGCCAACACGGTGCAATACCTATTCCTGTGCCTGCTGTTGTAAATATTGTAAGTGCTAATGATTTAAAACTGCATTTCACCAATACAAAAGGTGAATTAATCACTCCAACTGGAGCTGCTATCATCGCCGCAATAAAAACTGATGATTCCATGCCAGAAAATTTCATGATTGAAAAAATTGGTATCGGTGCAGGAAAAAGACAATATAATATACCAAATGTCGTTCGCTCTATGTTAATTAAATATTGATTAGAAAAACCCTCCTTGCCTTGTATAATTCCTTTTTTTGTGCTATTTTTATACTTATTGGAAAGATATTATACGTAATCTTTTAATATTATTAAAAAGCTCAGGAGGATTTTCATTTTGGAAACAGATATTACTGAAAAAATCAAACCCATAATACGCTACAGCTTGCCTATAATTTTAATTATTGCTGCACTTCTTGTTTTCGGTATTTTTAAATGGAATGAAGCTAAAGCCGTATTAAATATTTCTGATGCTAAGTTGACAAGTTCTCTCGTTCATGTCAGCGCGCAATCAGATGGAACGCTTACAGAAATTCTTGTCAATGATGGTGATAAAATCGAAGCTGGTCAAGTAATCGCTAAAGTTAAAGTAATAACAACACCAGAACAGATAGAAGCTCTACAAAAAGCATGCGATGAAGCACAAGCAAATTACGATAATATAGAACAACAAATAAAAAGTTCTACTACAACTACTCAAACAGTAGTAAGTTCTGCTCCTTCTAGCGGAAATATTGCTGCTGCCCAAGCTCGTGTCGATGCTGCTGCTGCCCAAGCTGAAAAAATGAGCAAACTCTATTCTATTGGTGCTGTAAGTGCTACCCAATACACAGAAGCTCAATCTGAATATTCCGCAGCTCAAGCCGCTTTAAGTGCTGCTAGTGCACCACAACAAGTAACACGTGAAGTACAAACACCTACAGCTCCATCAAAAGAACTTTCTGAAGCACTCGCTAGTGCTCAAGTTCAACTTGAACAAGCACAGGCTGCATTAAACCAAGCTCAATCTGATGATAATTATGCAGATATCACAGCGCCTGTAAGTGGCATAATCTATTTAACAGATTTCAAACAAGGCGATAACTTAAAACAAAATGATGTATTCATCAATATCGGTAATACTAAAAACCTTTGGGTAGAAGCTCCATTGACAGAAGAACAATATAATAAAGTTCATCCAGGACAATTTGTTCATTATACTGTTGATGATTTAGATTTAACCGGCACAGTTTTAGAAGTAACTCATGCTGATGACAGCGATAACAATCTCATCACAGCAGCTAAAATCTCTTTTCCAGATGACATGATAGATAAAGTAACTCCGGGCGCTGATGTTACAGTGCAAATAACTTTGGACAAATAAACAGACAAAATCTCTTTATTTGTTACAAAAAATCTTGCAACAATCCTAAAAAATAGGTACAATATTATTTATATATTTATTGACGGAAAATTTTTAGGAGGAAAGGCCCCATGCAATTGCTGGAAGAAAGAATACAAAAAGACGGTATCGTTAAAGAAGGAAATGTTTTAAAAGTCGATAGTTTTTTAAACCATCAAATGGATGTTAAATTATTTAAAGAAATAGGTAAAGAATTCAAACGACTTTTTGGCAATGAAGAAATAACTAAAATTTTAACAATTGAAGCTTCTGGTATCGGCATTGCTTGTATCGTTGCTGAATTTTTTGATGTTCCCGTTGTTTTTGCAAAAAAAAGTAAATCCAAAAATATTGACGGAGCTGTTTATACCAGTAAAGTAGTATCATTTACTCATAATAAAACATATGATGTAATCGTATCCAAAAAATTTCTCAATGAAAATGATAAAGTTTTATTAATAGATGATTTCTTAGCTAATGGAAATGCTATGAAAGGTCTTATTGAAATAGTAAAACTGGCAAATGCAAAACTTATTGGTGCTGGCATTGTCATTGAAAAAGGTTTCCAAAAAGGTGGGGCAGAACTTCGTGAAGCTGGTATTCATTTAGAATCACTTGCTATCATAGATGATATGGATGAAACTACTGGAAAAATCACTTTTAGAAAACAGTAAAAAATTTTAAATAAAACTATTGCAAAATTAATTTTTGAGCAGTATAATAGTTAATGTTCTCAATGACTCATTAGCTCAATTGGTAGAGCATCTGACTCTTAATCAGCAGGTTCGGGGTTCGATTCCCCGATGGGTCACCATTTAGTAAAAATGAACGCATTTATATCAAAATTGTGTTCTTTAATATGTTGAAATATAAAATAGCAACTACAAATAAAGTAGTTGCTATTTTTATATTTACTCTATACTTATATATACTATAAAACAATACTTTTATATCTTCTCTTCATATCTTATTGGAATAATTTCGTCATTTATCAATATACGCAATGGAAAACTAGCTGAATAACATTCCATTGTATTACCCATTTTTAAATCTTTCCTAATTAATCCTAATAAAAAAGCAGGAGTCATTATTTTATACATAGTAATAAATGCATCACAATATACATTATCTGAATATTTTTCATTAAATGCTTTTAAATTTGGAGTTTCATCTATCATAGGAACAAGTTTTTCTTTCAAAATTTTAAGATTCTCTATAATAAAATTTCTATCTTTATCAATATTTTTATAAAAATATTGTTCTATTATTTTTACTAAAATTTTATCATTGTAATTTCCCATTACAAATTGATTCAACTCACTAATATTTTGCCATATTTCTAAAAAAAGTTTAGTACAAAATATATAATCTATTATTTCTTTTGAGGCATATATATTTAATTTTGTTATTTCCAATACATACTCTTCTGTTACCTGTACATATTCTTTACTATTTTTTATTTTAGGATTATTACTCCGTTCAAAAGACATATATTTCAAATATATTTTTATAAAAGATGCATAGTTTTCCCTTTTACTTTGTAATATATATTGTTCCTTCTGATTTTTAGAATTATTATTAAATGAATACGCTATATACGCTGCAAAAATCGCAGCTCCTGTTGAAAATATACCTGTAATAATTGTCACTATATCTTTAAAAGCTGTTAAATTTATATTAGTTTTTTCAGTTTGTGCTAATAATATAATTATTACTAAAAAACAAAAAAATATAATATATCTCATGAAAACACCTCCATAATAATATCTATTTTAACATAAATTAAAATAATATTCTAAATTGCATTTAAAAATAACAAAAGTAGTAAACAAACTGATACTTAAATCTATATTTAATTTTATTATTTTCTTCATCAGTTCATAGAAAACCAAAAAACTTATTTATTTTACAACTATATCACTAATATTTATTATTATTAATGTTTCTTATTTTAACTTTTTACTTATTTTAAATATAAAACTTCATACCTTACTTAAATATTTGGCATAAATAAAAAATATAATTTTTTTAATATCACCTATTTAAAATAAAACTTGCTAATGTCAAAAAGTCAAACTATAATATAAATAGTAACAAAAATAATTAAAGTAAAGGTGATAATTATGAGCAATATAGCTGATTTAATTGAAGATTACATCTTACGTCGGCTGGCGGCGGAGCAAAACCGTAAAGTGGAACTTAAACGCTCAGATATTGCGGATGAAATTTCCTGCGCACCTTCACAGATAAGTTATGTCCTAAGTACACGTTTTACACAGGATAAAGGCTTTGTTGTAGAATCGCGTCGCGGATTGGGCGGATTTATCCGTATTGGCAGAGTGCCTCTCCAAGATTTAATCTATCAAGACATTTTAGCCAAAATAAATACAGAAACAACTTTTGATGATTTTAGAAATATTATTCACTATTTGTATAAACGAGAAATCATAAAAAAACGTGAGGCTGCTTTGATGTTGCAGACGATTTCTGTTGTATTTGACAAATTAAAACCAGATGATAGAGTTGAATTAATGAAATCGCTGATTTTAACATTAGCAAATTTTGCCTAGCGTTAAAGGAGGATTACCATGCTGTGTGATGAATGCCATAAAAACGAAGCCAGCATTTATATTACCGAACTCACTAACAAAGGACAAGTAGAGCATCATTTATGTGAAAGTTGTGCTCTTAAATTTGGCTTACTATCCGAAAAAAATAATATTTTTTCTATTAATGATTTTCTATCTGGAATTTTTAACCATGAAGGTTCTAATGAAAACAAACAGCAACTCAAATTAAAACCAGAATTGACTTGCCCAAATTGTCATATGACTTATAAAGATTTCAAACGCACTGGACAAATCGGCTGTAGTGTTTGCTATAAAACATTTGCTACACGCTTAGAACCATTTTTGCGTCGTCTTCATGGTTATAGCAAACATATCGGCAAAATTCCACGTCGTGCCGGTGGCAACTTAGGCTTAAAACAAGAAATCGCCTCACTGCGTGAAAAAATTCAAGAATATATTCAAGAAGAAGAATATGAACAAGCTGCTATTTTGCGCGACCGTATTAAAGTATTAGAAAATCAATTAAATACTAATTTAAATAAAGAACAGGCAGGTGATGTAAATGACTAATTCTACTTTATTTACCAGTCCTGTATTAACATGGCTCGATAATCAAGGAAAAAACAGTGATATCGTTCTCGCTAGTAGAGTTCGTTTAGCGCGCAATTTGAAAAACATTCCATTTCCTAACCGTGCCAAACGCTCCGATTTAATTCAAGTAAAAGAACTTATCCTTCGTTTACTTCCTGCCATTGAAACTGCTACAAATCTCCATTTTGAATATATTGAAATAGATAAATTAAATCATTTACAACAAAATGTTTTAGCAGAAAAATTCTTGATAAGTCAAAAGCTCATAAACAATCCTGAAAATCGCTTGGTACTTTTAAGTGATGATTTATCTGTCAGCATCATGGTAAATGAAGATGACCATTTACGCATTCAATGCCGAGCTCCAGGACTTGATTTAGACAGCTGCTTAAAACGCGCTTTTGCCATTGATGATGCCATTGAAGCTTATTTAAACATCGCATTTGATGAAAAAATGGGCTATCTCACGGCATATCCGACTAATCTCGGTACTGGTCTTCGCGCTACAGTATTACTGCATTTGCCTGCACTCGTCATAACGCAACAGATTTCCAAAATCATCAATATTTCTCCTCAACTTGGAATGACTATTCGCGGTTTATTCGGAGAAGATAGCCTTGGAAATCTCTTCCAAGCTTCCAATCAACTGACATTAGGCTTTAAAGAAGAAGAATTAATTGAAAATCTTTCTGCTACAGTGCAAGAAATTATCTCTCATGAACATGATGCACGCAAAGCTCTTTTAAATTATTCACATGACAAATTAGAAAATAGAGTTTGGCGTTCTTTCGGAATATTAAAATATGCTCATTCTATTTCACAGCATGAAATGCTTAATCTCGTTAGTAAAGTGCGTTTAGGCGTGGATATGGGCATAATTGATGAAACAAAAGCCGATATTTTAAATTTATTATTGATTGCAGGACAGAAAAATTATTTACAAAATTTAAATGAAATGGACAATATGACACCGCAAGAAATTGAAAAACAACGTGCAACAACCATTCGAAATATTTTTTCTCAACTACAAAATACACCAACTCCATGAACTAGAAAGGAATAATTATGCAAGGACGTTTTACACAAAACGCTATAAAAGTATTAAAACTCGCTCAATATGAAGCTAGACATTTAAAACATAATTATGTTGGTACTGAACATTTACTTTTAGGTTTATTACATGAAGGTAATAGCATTGCTGCAAAGGCATTATCTTCACTGGGCATTGATTTATACAGTTTACGCCAAAGAGTCCATGATATTGCTCCATCACAAGATTATGATGATTATTATATCCATGAAATTGGCTATACACCCGATGCCAAAGAAACCTTAGAGCTTGCTGTAAAAGAAGCGCAGATTTTATCTCATGATT
The window above is part of the Megamonas hypermegale genome. Proteins encoded here:
- a CDS encoding L-fucose isomerase; the encoded protein is MATNRLIGDYPVIGIRPTIDGRRGVLKVRESLEEQTMGMAKAAAKLFTENLRYSNGEPVKVVIADTTIGRVPEAAACAEKFKKEGVDITLTVTPCWCYGSETMDMDPKTIKGVWGFNGTERPGAVYLASVLASHAQKGLPAFGIYGHDVQNADATGIPEDVQEKLLRFGRAAVAVATMRGKSYLQIGSITMGIAGSIISPEFFEEYLGMRVESVDEVEIIRRMTEGIYDHDEFEKALKWTKENCKQGFDKNPDFCRKTDEEKEEAWEFVVKMMCIIKDLFNGNKNLPEGCEEEKVGHNAIAGGFQGQRQWTDFYPNGDFAEALMNSSFDWNGAREPYILATENDTLNGVGMLFNKLLTNTAQIFADVRTYWSPEAVKQATGYELEGVAKESKGFIHLINSGAACLDACGEAKDENGNGVIKPFWEMTEKDQKACLDATEWCPADNGYFRGGGFSSRFLTNSEMPVTMVRLNLVKGLGPVLQIAEGWTVKLPDEVSDKLWKRTDYTWPCTWFAPRLTGEGAFKSAYDVMNNWGANHGAISYGHIGADLITLCSMLRIPVCMHNVSEDKIFRPAAWNAFGMDKEGQDYRACKNYGPLYK
- a CDS encoding helix-turn-helix domain-containing protein — its product is MKHISYNEQRERGNFSFPVEYHYVTNHHPRYNMPYHWHIQYEIIRVLQGKIVITVDENEYTVNQGEILFIPDGAVHGGKAFLENTIYECIVFDKKLFETDIGESGMLQKFFDHQILINKHYTNEHSLIKELIWLTFRTLKYRYEGFEYIVKGALLAFFGLVLKNKLYTVSLTNFVNNNQRNIYKLKKVFHLIETSYNKPLTLEELASTADLSPKYFCRFFQSMTNKSPISYLNYYRIECACIKLINDPEISITDIAYDCGFNDLSYFIKTFRKYKGTTPNKYLKTYQQLTKG
- a CDS encoding TIGR01212 family radical SAM protein (This family includes YhcC from E. coli K-12, an uncharacterized radical SAM protein.); this encodes MIYYAFSDYLKQRYGEKVYKLPIGLPLTCPNRDGSCGKFGCTFCGSIGAGYENLPPELSITEQIRMNKAHIVPKYKAKKFIPYFQNFSNTYMPPKQLEEYVLEACASDDVVAVYIATRPDCINDVYLEILARIAKEKNIDICVELGLQTINYKTLEKINRGHGLAEYIDAVLRIKRYGLLCCTHVILDLPWDDDKDLIETARVISALGVDQVKLHALYIVKNTKMAQQYENKEFEIISCEHYKQRVIDFLENLSPNIVLQRLIGRAPAENTLFSNWQTGWWKIRDEIVKEMEEKNLYQGRLCNYLNGSAVQKFLK
- a CDS encoding B12-binding domain-containing radical SAM protein; this translates as MKILLTAINAKYIHSSLSVRYLYKNCTDLDCDMKILEVSINNHLIDIANQIFDEQPDILAISCYIWNIELVKQLLPLVHRLLPQCKIICGGPEVSYETKEFMNDFPMVNYVVRGEGEEAFHSLIEALIVKEDDGQIDIKGVAKRNEDGSIDENIAVTVADLDNIAFPYDEADIENLKDRIIYYESSRGCPYSCKYCLSCATRGVRYRSLDKVFAELEFFIAHDVRQVKFVDRTFNADKAHYLPILKFIAKQNCRTNFHFEIVAHHIDEEIKEVLKTMPKGRIQFEIGIQSTNLKTLGQISRANPWQEMTDNIKSIMAYGNIHLHVDLIIGLPYEDLTSFAKSFNDVYLLQADMLQVGFLKLLKGAAMNNLTKEHDYVYMPQAPYQVISNKYMDYKTMRYLQIFVDIVEMYYNAGRFRHTITYLIDLYEQDAYTFFADFTAYWRREKLHLAPHAPKNLYKFLADFIQINDRFVNKDVIYEILKFDALMSDNGKFRPEFLPWQELSKQVIDDFYMGEQAQKYIKNYQFKSWRDLKKKFTLEIFNYDIEKALQNKIEKCKNVMLFVYEDGKVSYQQIEQGDIEL
- a CDS encoding ACT domain-containing protein; its protein translation is MKLVVTVVGKDRVGIIATVSSILAENNVNIISINQNIMNGFFNMVLIAEVSDKNIKLQELQKILKEKGTELNVDIKVQHEEIFNAMHTI